A window of the Vigna angularis cultivar LongXiaoDou No.4 chromosome 3, ASM1680809v1, whole genome shotgun sequence genome harbors these coding sequences:
- the LOC108325662 gene encoding probable indole-3-pyruvate monooxygenase YUCCA3, producing MHDICLNMAPMVQNFDPEDLFSRRCIWVNGPVIVGAGPSGLAVAAGLKDQGVPFIILERANCIASLWQNRTYDRLKLHLPKQFCQLPNFPFPEDFPEYPTKFQFISYLESYANHFNIAPQFNETVQSAKYDETFGLWRVKTISRRKGPSSAAECEVEYICRWLVVATGENSEKVVPEFEGLGDFGGRVMHACEYKSGEGFAGQKVLVVGCGNSGMEVSLDLCNHNAKPSMVVRSSVHVLPREVFGKSTFEVAVMLMKRLPLWMVDKILLILARLILGNVEKYGLKRPSVGPLEFKHTAGKTPVLDIGALEKIRSGKIKVVPGIRRFLPGKVELVDGQVLQIDSVVLATGYHSNVPSWLKENEFFSNDGIPRNPFPNGWKGKGGLYAVGFTRRGLSGASLDAINVAHDIAKSWKEETKQKRKTVAARHRRCISHF from the exons ATGCATGACATTTGTCTCAACATGGCCCCAATGGTTCAGAACTTCGACCCTGAGGATCTCTTCTCAAGGCGTTGCATTTGGGTGAACGGACCTGTGATAGTAGGTGCTGGTCCTTCGGGTCTTGCAGTGGCTGCAGGCCTCAAAGACCAAGGTGTTCCATTCATAATCCTTGAGAGAGCAAACTGCATTGCCTCTCTCTGGCAAAACCGCACCTACGATCGCCTCAAGCTTCACCTCCCCAAACAGTTCTGCCAGCTTCCAAACTTCCCTTTCCCTGAGGACTTCCCTGAGTACCCCACAAAGTTTCAGTTCATAAGCTACCTTGAGTCCTATGCCAACCACTTCAACATAGCCCCACAGTTCAATGAAACAGTGCAGTCTGCAAAGTACGATGAGACCTTTGGCCTTTGGAGGGTCAAGACCATCAGCAGGAGGAAAGGCCCCTCCTCAGCTGCTGAGTGTGAGGTCGAGTACATTTGCAGGTGGCTTGTGGTTGCCACCGGCGAAAACTCAGAGAAAGTGGTGCCTGAGTTTGAAGGGTTGGGAGACTTTGGTGGCCGCGTCATGCATGCTTGTGAGTATAAATCTGGAGAGGGTTTTGCTGGACAGAAAGTGCTTGTTGTTGGGTGCGGGAATTCAGGCATGGAGGTCTCGCTTGATCTATGTAACCACAATGCAAAACCTTCAATGGTGGTTAGAAGCTCG GTTCATGTTTTACCAAGAGAGGTTTTTGGGAAATCTACTTTTGAAGTTGCTGTGATGTTGATGAAGAGGTTACCTCTGTGGATGGTTGATAAGATACTGCTGATTCTGGCACGTTTGATTTTGGGGAATGTTGAAAAATATGGTCTGAAAAGGCCTTCTGTGGGTCCTTTGGAATTCAAGCACACTGCAGGGAAGACCCCTGTGTTGGACATTGGGGCCCTTGAGAAAATTAGATCTGGCAAAATCAAAGTGGTTCCTGGAATCAGAAGGTTTTTGCCAGGGAAAGTGGAACTTGTTGATGGCCAAGTTCTTCAGATTGATTCTGTGGTTCTTGCCACTGGTTATCACAGCAATGTACCATCATGGTTGAAG GAAAATGAGTTCTTTTCCAATGATGGAATTCCAAGAAACCCTTTTCCAAATGGGTGGAAGGGAAAAGGTGGTCTTTATGCAGTTGGATTCACAAGGAGAGGCCTTTCTGGTGCATCTTTGGATGCAATTAATGTGGCTCATGACATTGCCAAGAGttggaaagaagaaacaaaacagaaGAGGAAAACTGTGGCAGCACGTCACAGGAGGTGCATATCACACTTCTAA